A region from the Bubalus kerabau isolate K-KA32 ecotype Philippines breed swamp buffalo chromosome 23, PCC_UOA_SB_1v2, whole genome shotgun sequence genome encodes:
- the SRRM2 gene encoding serine/arginine repetitive matrix protein 2 isoform X4 has product MYNGIGLPTPRGSGTNGYVQRNLSLVRGRRGERPDYKGEEELRRLEAALVKRPNPDILDHERKRRVELRCLELEEMMEEQGYEEQQIQEKVATFRLMLLEKDVNPGGKEENPGQRPAVTETHQLAELNEKKNERLRAAFGISDSYVDGSSFDPQRRAREAKQPAPEPPKPYSLVRESSSSRSPTPKQKKKKKKKDRGRRSESSSPRRERKKSSKKKKHRSESESKKRKHRSPTPKSKRKSKDKKRKRSRSTTPAPKSRRAHRSTSADSASSSDTSRSRSRSAAAKTHTTALTGRSPSPALGRRGEGDVPPREPGTTNIGQPSSPEPSTKQPSSPCEDKDKKEKSAVRPSPSPERSNTGPEPPAPALLLAEQHGGSPQPLATTPLSQEPVNPPSEASPAQGHSPPKSPEKPPQSSSESCPPSPQPTKVSRHASSSPESPKLAPAPGSRRESSSPASKSRSHGRAKRAKSHSHTPSRRVGRSRSPTTNKRGRSRSRTPTKRGHSRSRSPQWRRSRSAQRWGRSRSPQRRGRSRSAQRPGWSRSRNAQRRGRSRSARRGRSHSRSPATRGRSRSRTPARRGRSRSRTPARRRSRSRTPARRRSRSRTPARRGRSRSRTPARRRSRTRSPVRRRSRSRSPARRSGRSRSRTPARRGRSRSRTPARRSGRSRSRTPARRSGRSRSRTPNRRGRSQSRTPARRGRSRSRSLVRRGRSHSRTPQRRGRSGSSSERKNKSRTSQRRSRSNSSPEMKKSRLASRRSRSLSSPRSKAKSHLSVRRSLSESSPCPKQKSQTPPRRSRSGSSQRKAKSRTPLRRSRSGSSPPGNQKSKTPSRQSHSSSSPQPKMKSGTPPRQGSVTSPQINEESATPQRRSRSESSPDPEVKSRTPSRHSCSGSSPSRVKSGTPPRRSRSGSSSPRPKVKAVTSPVQSHSGFSSPSPSRMTSKTPPRQSRSVSPCSKTESRLLQRHSHSRSSSPDTKVKPGTPPRQSHSGSTSPCPKAKPQTPPGHNLGSKSPCSQEKSKDSLAQSCSESFSLCPGVKSSTPPSYLQQKGQSPTSPDSRSGTSSPEMRPSHSESPYLQSKSQTPPKGSCSRSSSPVAELAPRSPTRGELSASPRLKSEVSPEQSRSQSDSFSYPAIDSKSLLGQSRLEPFESKEKTGLLLQEDVSVSPPRLRDKLSPPPVQNRPESSPILRDTPRTPSRERGGGGRSSPDTKDQSSTLAKSSQDEELMEVVEKSEESSNQVLPHLSPERKETAGSNVESSPEIERPAVPLTLDQSQLQTALEEVPAMASAWSGPHFSPEHKELSNSPPRENSFGSPLEFRNSGGPVAEMNTGFSPEGKDLNGPFPNQLETDPSLDVKEQSTRSSRHSSSELSPDVVEKAGMSSNQSVSSPVLDAIPRTPSRERSSSASSPELKDGLPRTPSRRSRSGSSPGLRDGSGTPSRHSLSGSSPGMKDIPRTPSRGRSECDSSPEPKALPQTPRPRSRSPSSPELNNKCLTPQRERSGSESSVEQKTVARTPLGQRRRSGSSQELDGKPSASPQERSESDSSPDSKAKTRMPLRQRSHSGSSPEVDSKSRPSPRRSRSGSSPEVKEKPRAAPRAQSGSDSSPEPKAPAPRVLPRRSRSGSSSKGRGPSPEGSSSSESSPEHPPKSRTARRSSRSSPEPKTKSRTPPRRRSSRSSPELTRKARLSRRSRSASSSPETRSRTPPRRRRSPSVSSPEPAEKSRSSRRRRSASSPRTKTTSRRGRSPSPKPRGLQRSRSRSRREKTRATRRRDRSGSSQSTSRRRQRSRSRSRVTRRRRGGSGYHSRSPARQESSRTSSRRRRGRSRTPPTSRKRSRSRTSPAPWKRSRSRASPATHRRSRSRTPLVSRRRSRSRTSPVSRRRSRSRTSVTRRRSRSRASPVSRRRSRSRTPPVTRRRSRSRTPTRRRSRSRTPPVTRRRSRSRTPPVTRRRSRSRTSPITRRRSRSRTSPVTRRRSRSRTSPVTRRRSRSRTSPVTRRRSRSRTPPAIRRRSRSRTPLLPRKRSRSRSPLAIRRRSRSRTPRTTRGKRSLTRSPPAIRRRSASGSSSDRSRSATPPATRNHSGSRTPPVALNSSRMGCFSRPSMSPTPLDRCRSPGVLEPLGSSRTPMSVLQQAGGSMMDGPGPRIPDHPRASVPENHAQSRIALALTAISLGTARPPPSMSAAGLAARMSQVPAPVPLMSLRTAPAASLASRIPAASAAAMNLASARTPALPSAVNLADSRTPAAAAAMNLASPRTAVAPSAVNLADPRTPTAPAVNLAGARTPAALAALSLTGSGTAPTAANYPSSSRAPQAPAPANLVGPRSAHATAPVNIASSRTPPALAPANLTSARMAPALSGANLTSPRVPLSAYERVSGRTSPPLLDRARSRTPPGGPGSRTPPSAPSQSRVTSERAPSPASRMVQAPSQSALPPAQDRPRSPVPSAFSDQSRSLLAQTTPVAGSQSLSSGTVAKTTSSAGDHNGMLSGPVPGVSHPEGGEPPACAGAQQPSTLAALQPAKERRSSSSSSSSSSSSSSSSSSSSSSSSSGSSSSDSEGSSLPAQPEVALKRVPSPAPAPKEAVREGRPQEPAPAKRKRRSSSSSSSSSSSSSSSSSSSSSSSSSSSSSSSSSSSSSTSSSPSPAKPGPQALPKPASPKKPPPGERSLFPVSLPPRHSLPHVARGIFLKPHIWLLPSLHKSFRDALWPAG; this is encoded by the exons ATGTACAACGGGATCGGGCTGCCGACGCCCCGGGGCAGCGGCACCAACGGCTACGTCCAGCGCAACCTGTCCCTGGTGCGGGGCCGCCGGGGTGAGCGGCCTGACTACAAGGGAGAGGAGGAACTGCGGCGCCTGGAGGCTGCCCTGGTGAAGCGGCCTAATCCTGACATCCTGGACCACGAGCGCAAGCGGCGCGTGGAGCTGCGATGCCTCGAGCTGGAGGAGATGATGGAGGAGCAGGG GTACGAGGAACAGCAAATTCAGGAAAAAGTGGCGACCTTTCGACTCATGTTGCTGGAGAAGGATGTGAACCctggggggaaggaggagaaccCAGGGCAGAGGCCAGC GGTAACTGAGACTCACCAGTTGGCAGAATTGAATGAGAAGAAGAATGAGCGACTCCGAGCTGCCTTTGGCATCAGTGATTCCTATGTGGATGGCAGCTCTTTTGATCCCCAGCGTCGTGCTCGAGAAGCTAAACAACCAGCTCCTGAGCCTCCCAAACCTTACAG tcttgtccgggAGTCTAGCAGTTCTCGCTCACCAACgccaaagcaaaagaagaagaaaaagaagaaagatcgaGGACG CAGGTCAGAGAGCAGCTCTCCTCGACGAGAGAGGAAGAAGAGTTCTAAGAAGAAGAAGCACAG GTCAGAATCTGAATCCAAGAAAAGGAAGCATAG GTCTCCTACTCCAAAGAGCAAACGTAAATCTAAGGACAAGAAGCGGAAGCG ATCTCGAAGTACAACTCCAGCCCCCAAGAGCCGACGGGCCCACCGTTCAACTTCTGCTGACTCTGCTTCTTCTTCAGATACTTCCCGCAGTCG GTCTCGAAGTGCTGCAGCTAAAACCCATACAACTGCCTTGACTGGAAGAAGTCCTTCGCCTGCTTTGGGGCGTCGAGGGGAGGGAGATGTACCGCCCAGGGAACCAGGTACTACCAACATAGGGCAGCCTAGTAGTCCGGAGCCTTCTACAAAGCAGCCTAGCAGTCCCTGTGAAGACAAAGACAAGAAGGAG AAATCTGCAGTTCGACCTAGTCCTTCTCCGGAAAGGAGCAACACAGGGCCAGAACCACCGGCTCCCGCTCTGCTCCTTGCTGAGCAACATGGCGGCTCCCCACAACCCCTTGCAACAACCCCCTTAAGTCAGGAGCCAGTGAACCCCCCTTCTGAGGCTTCTCCAGCCCAGGGTCATTCACCACCtaagtctcctgagaaacctcccCAATCTTCTTCAGAGAGCTGCCCACCATCCCCTCAACCTACCAAAGTTTCTCGGCATGCCAGCTCTTCCCCTGAAAGCCCTAAACTGGCACCAGCTCCTGGGTCCCGCCGAGAGAGTTCTTCTCCTGCATCCAAGAGTCGCTCTCATGGCCGAGCAAAACGGGCTAAGTCACATTCTCATACTCCTTCCCGTAGGGTGGGGAGGTCCCGTAGTCCTACCACCAATAAGAGGGGGCGGTCTCGGTCTCGAACCCCTACCAAGAGAGGTCATTCTCGGTCCCGGTCGCCTCAGTGGCGTAGATCGCGTTCTGCACAGAGGTGGGGACGATCTAGAAGCCCCCAGCGACGTGGCCGCTCTAGGTCTGCTCAGCGACCAGGCTGGTCCAGGAGCAGAAATGCACAGAGAAGAGGCAGGTCTAGATCAGCAAGACGAGGCAGGTCACACTCTAGATCCCCTGCAACTAGGGGCAGATCTCGTTCTAGAACACCTGCCCGGAGAGGCAGGTCTCGGTCTAGAACACCTGCCAGGCGGAGGTCACGATCTAGAACACCTGCCAGGCGGAGGTCACGATCTAGAACACCCGCCCGGAGAGGCAGGTCTCGGTCTAGAACCCCTGCTAGGCGCAGATCTAGGACCCGATCACCTGTACGACGGAGGTCTCGTAGTAGATCACCAGCCAGGAGAAGTGGCAGGTCACGTTCCAGAACCCCAGCCAGGCGTGGGCGCTCACGCTCTAGAACACCAGCAAGACGAAGCGGCCGGTCACGCTCTAGAACGCCAGCTAGACGAAGTGGCCGGTCACGCTCTAGAACCCCAAACAGGAGAGGGAGATCACAGTCTAGGACACCAGCAAGACGGGGAAGATCCCGTAGTAGAAGCCTAGTTAGACGGGGAAGATCTCACTCTAGAACACCACAAAGAAGGGGCAGGTCTGGCTCATCATCAGAGCGGAAGAACAAATCCCGCACATCACAGAGAAGGAGCAGGTCCAACTCAAGTCCAGAAATGAAGAAATCGCGGCTTGCTTCTAGGAGGAGCAGGTCTCTCTCTTCACCAAGGTCCAAAGCAAAATCCCATTTGTCTGTGAGGCGAAGCCTTTCAGAGTCCTCTCCGTGCCCTAAACAAAAGTCTCAGACACCACCAAGGCGCAGTCGCTCTGGATCATCCCAACGCAAAGCTAAATCCAGAACGCCACTGAGACGAAGTCGCTCTGGTTCTTCTCCGCCTGGTAATCAGAAATCTAAAACACCATCAAGGCAAAGTCATTCCAGTTCTTCTCCTCAACCTAAAATGAAGTCTGGAACGCCACCAAGGCAAGGGTCCGTAACAAGTCCCCAGATAAATGAAGAGTCTGCAACGCCACAGAGACGGAGCCGTTCTGAATCATCACCTGACCCTGAGGTGAAGTCTAGGACCCCTTCGAGACatagctgttctgggtcttctcCTTCTAGGGTGAAATCTGGCACACCTCCAAGACGGAGCCGATCTGGGTCGTCATCTCCACGACCCAAAGTGAAGGCAGTAACATCACCAGTCCAAAGCCATTCTGGCTTCTCTTCTCCAAGTCCTAGTAGGATGACATCTAAAACACCTCCAAGGCAAAGCAGATCAGTGTCTCCATGCTCTAAGACAGAATCTAGGTTGTTGCAAAGACACAGCCATTCTAGATCTTCCTCTCCAGATACCAAAGTGAAACCTGGAACACCACCAAGACAAAGTCACTCAGGGTCTACTTCGCCGTGCCCCAAAGCAAAGCCCCAAACTCCACCAGGGCATAATCTTGGATCAAAGTCCCCATGTTCCCAAGAGAAGTCTAAAGATTCTCTAGCACAGAGTTGCTCTGAATCCTTCTCTCTCTGTCCAGGAGTCAAGTCTAGCACACCACCCTCATATCTGCAACAGAAAGGACAATCTCCAACTTCACCAGACTCCAGATCTGGTACTTCAAGCCCAGAAATGAGACCAAGTCATTCTGAATCTCCATATCTGCAGAGCAAATCTCAAACACCTCCTAAGGGCAGCTGCTCTAGGTCCTCATCTCCAGTCGCTGAGCTGGCACCCAGATCTCCAACAAGAGGTGAATTGTCAGCAAGTCCTAGACTGAAATCTGAAGTATCTCCAGAACAGAGCAGGTCCCAGTCCGACTCGTTCTCATATCCTGCCATAGACTCTAAATCTCTTCTGGGGCAGAGCAGATTAGAGCCTTttgaatcaaaagaaaaaactggCTTACTCCTGCAGGAGGATGTTAGTGTATCACCTCCAAGACTGAGAGACAAATTGAGTCCTCCTCCAGTGCAGAATAGGCCTGAGTCCTCACCAATACTCAGAGATACCCCTAGAACTCCATCAAGGGAaagaggtggtggtggtaggTCATCTCCAGATACAAAAGACCAAAGTTCTACATTAGCTAAGTCAAGCCAAGATGAAGAATTAATGGAGGTAGTAGAGAAATCTGAAGAATCATCAAACCAAGTTCTGCCACATTTGTCTCCAGAACGTAAAGAAACTGCTGGAAGTAATGTTGAATCATCTCCAGAGATAGAAAGGCCTGCTGTACCTTTGACTCTTGACCAAAGCCAGTTGCAGACTGCTTTGGAAGAAGTCCCTGCAATGGCCTCAGCTTGGAGCGGGCCACACTTTTCTCCAGAACATAAAGAACTGTCAAACTCTCCTCCCAGGGAGAATAGCTTTGGATCACCTTTAGAATTTAGAAACTCAGGAGGCCCTGTTGCAGAAATGAATACTGGATTTTCTCCTGAGGGTAAAGATTTGAATGGACCTTTTCCTAATCAGCTAGAGACAGATCCATCTCTAGATGTGAAAGAACAATCAACAAGGTCCTCCAGACACAGCAGCTCTGAGTTATCCCCAGATGTGGTGGAAAAAGCAGGAATGTCTTCAAACCAGAGTGTGTCTTCGCCAGTACTTGATGCTATACCCAGAACACCTTCAAGGGAAAGAAGTAGTTCTGCATCTTCTCCTGAACTGAAAGATGGCTTACCCAGAACTCCCTCAAGGAGAAGCAGGTCTGGGTCTTCCCCAGGACTTAGAGATGGATCTGGGACTCCTTCCAGGCACAGCCTATCTGGGTCGTCTCCCGGAATGAAAGATATACCTAGAACACCATCCAGGGGGAGAAGTGAATGTGATTCCTCTCCAGAACCAAAAGCTTTGCCTCAGACTCCTAGGCCAAGGAGTCGTTCTCCATCTTCCCCGGAGCTCAACAATAAGTGTCTTACCCCCCAGAGAGAGAGAAGTGGGTCAGAGTCATCAGTTGAACAGAAGACTGTGGCTAGGACACCTCTTGGGCAGAGACGTCGGTCTGGATCTTCTCAGGAACTCGATGGGAAACCCAGTGCATCCCCTCAGGAGAGAAGTGAGTCAGACTCTTCTCCAGATTCTAAAGCTAAGACACGAATGCCACTCAGGCAGAGGAGTCACTCTGGATCCTCTCCTGAGGTGGACAGCAAATCCCGGCCTTCTCCTCGGCGTAGCAGGTCTGGCTCATCCCCTGAGGTTAAAGAGAAGCCAAGAGCAGCACCCAGGGCACAGAGTGGTTCTGATTCCTCTCCTGAACCCAAGGCTCCTGCTCCTCGAGTCCTTCCAAGACGAAGCAGATCAGGTTCATCAAGCAAAGGCAGAGGCCCTTCTCCCGAAGGAAGCAGCAGTTCCGAGTCCTCTCCAGAACACCCTCCCAAATCCAGAACTGCTAGAAGAAGCTCTCGGTCATCACCAGAGCCCAAGACTAAGTCTCGTACTCCGCCGCGGCGTCGCAGCTCCCGGTCATCTCCTGAGCTGACTAGGAAGGCCCGGCTCTCCCGTAGGAGCCGTTCTGCGTCATCCTCACCAGAGACCCGCTCTAGAACTCCCCCAAGACGCCGAAGAAGTCCCTCAGTGTCTTCCCCAGAGCCGGCTGAAAAGTCGAGATCCTCACGCCGGCGGCGTTCAGCATCCTCTCCACGCACTAAGACAACTTCACGGAGAGGCCGTTCTCCTTCACCAAAGCCTCGTGGGCTCCAGAGGTCCCGTTCCCGCTCGAGGAGGGAGAAAACCAGGGCCACCCGACGTCGGGATAGGTCTGGATCTTCTCAGTCAACCTCTCGGAGAAGACAGCGGAGCCGGTCGAGGTCTCGGGTTACTCGCCGTCGGAGGGGAGGCTCTGGTTACCATTCAAGATCTCCTGCTcggcaggagagttccagaaccTCCTCTCGACGTCGCAGAGGTCGCTCTCGGACACCCCCAACCAGTCGGAAGCGTTCCCGCTCACGCACATCACCAGCACCGTGGAAACGCTCCAGGTCTCGGGCTTCTCCAGCTACCCACCGGCGATCCAGGTCCAGAACACCCCTGGTTAGCCGAAGGAGGTCCAGGTCTCGAACCTCACCAGTCAGTCGGAGACGATCCAGGTCCCGGACATCAGTGACTAGACGAAGATCCCGATCAAGAGCTTCGCCCGTGAGTCGAAGGCGATCTAGGTCCAGAACACCACCAGTAACCCGCCGACGTTCAAGGTCCAGAACACCGACCCGCCGGCGTTCCCGTTCTAGAACGCCACCAGTGACTCGAAGAAGGTCCAGATCTAGGACTCCACCAGTAACCAGAAGGCGATCTCGAAGCCGAACCTCCCCTATCACTCGCAGAAGATCGAGATCCAGAACATCCCCAGTCACCCGAAGGAGATCACGATCTCGCACTTCTCCAGTAACTCGAAGGAGGTCTCGCTCGCGAACCTCTCCAGTGACACGCCGCCGATCGAGGTCCCGAACTCCTCCAGCTATTCGGCGCCGCTCCAGGTCTCGAACCCCATTGCTGCCACGCAAGCGCTCTCGAAGTCGCTCGCCACTTGCTATTCGCCGCCGTTCCCGATCCCGTACTCCACGAACAACTCGGGGCAAACGGTCCTTAACAAGATCTCCTCCGGCCATCCGCAGGCGTTCTGCCTCTGGAAGCAGTTCCGATCGATCACGTTCTGCTACTCCTCCAGCAACAAGAAACCATTCTGGTTCTCGGACACCTCCTGTAGCTCTCAATAGCTCCAGAATGGGCTGCTTCAGCCGTCCTAGCATGTCACCAACTCCTCTTGACCGCTGTAGGTCACCCGGAGTGCTTGAGCCCCTCGGCAGCTCCAGAACACCCATGTCTGTCCTGCAGCAAGCTGGTGGTTCCATGATGGATGGTCCAGGTCCCCGAATTCCTGATCACCCGAGAGCATCTGTACCTGAAAACCATGCTCAGTCAAGAATTGCACTTGCCCTGACGGCCATCAGCCTTGGCACTGCTCGGCCGCCTCCGTCCATGTCTGCGGCTGGCCTTGCTGCGAGAATGTCCCAGGTTCCAGCTCCAGTGCCTCTCATGAGTCTCCGAACGGCCCCTGCGGCCAGTCTTGCCAGCAGGATCCCTGCAGCCTCTGCAGCAGCCATGAACCTGGCCAGCGCCAGGACACCTGCCCTCCCCTCAGCAGTCAACTTGGCTGACTCCAGAAcaccagctgcagcagcagccatgAACTTGGCCAGCCCCAGAACAGCGGTGGCACCTTCGGCCGTGAACCTCGCTGACCCTCGTACTCCCACAGCCCCAGCTGTGAACCTAGCAGGAGCCAGAACCCCTGCTGCTTTGGCAGCTCTGAGTCTCACGGGTTCTGGTACAGCTCCAACTGCTGCAAACTATCCGTCCAGCTCCAGAGCACCCCAGGctccagcccctgcaaacctggTGGGTCCTAGGTCTGCACATGCCACAGCACCTGTGAATATCGCCAGCTCAAGAACCCCTCCAGCCTTGGCCCCTGCAAACCTCACTAGTGCTAGAATGGCTCCAGCCTTGTCTGGTGCAAACCTCACCAGCCCCAGGGTGCCCCTCTCTGCCTATGAGCGTGTTAGTGGGAGAACCTCACCACCACTCCTTGACCGAGCCAGGTCCAGAACCCCACCAGGGGGCCCAGGCTCCAGAACCCCGCCATCTGCCCCAAGCCAGTCTAGAGTGACCTCTGAGAGGGCTCCGTCTCCTGCTTCTAGAATGGTCCAGGCTCCCTCACAGTCTGCTCTTCCTCCAGCTCAGGATCGGCCTAGGTCCCCTGTGCCATCTGCTTTTTCTGACCAATCTCGATCTTTGCTTGCCCAGACCACCCCTGTAGCAGGGTCTCAGTCCCTTTCCTCTGGGACGGTGGCAAAGACCACGTCCTCTGCTGGTGACCACAATGGCATGCTCTCTGGCCCTGTCCCCGGGGTGTCCCACCCAGAGGGTGGGGAACCACCCGCCTGTGCGGGGGCCCAGCAGCCTTCCACACTGGCTGCCCTGCAGCCAGCCAAGGAGCGGCGGAGTTCCTCGTCCTCCTcgtcctccagctcctcctcgtcctcctcgTCGTCCTCGTCGTCCTCGTCCTCCTCCTCTGGCTCCAGCTCTAGTGACTCGGAGGGCTCGAGCCTTCCCGCGCAACCTGAGGTAGCACTGAAGAG